From a single Nicotiana tomentosiformis chromosome 2, ASM39032v3, whole genome shotgun sequence genomic region:
- the LOC104088539 gene encoding ricin B-like lectin EULS3 isoform X1, with the protein MEFPFGHHHHRRDDDGGEEFPPPGRRSPPSAYDEPPPPQVTHVYHTSHVGGPPPMEPNYSRPHYPPPPPMEDDYGRTNYPPPSMEDSYGRTNYPPPRMEENYGGSYNRPPPCYEGPPPPQPPSYSSVEHVSHESESETVHRHHDHHRFQPHVPSFFHHETSPHPELIDKPSFRVYTKADPNYSLTIRDGKVVLASSDPSDPFQHWYKDEKYSTKVKDEEGFPSFALVNKAAGLAMKHSIGASHPVQLIPYDPDVLDASVLWTESRDVSDGYRAVRMVNNIRLNLDAWNADKEHGGVRDGTIVALWEWWKGDNRNQHWKIVPYCKSCNDMLARE; encoded by the exons ATGGAATTTCCTTTTGGACACCACCACCACCGTCGCGACGACGACGGTGGAGAAGAATTTCCACCTCCCGGACGACGATCACCACCGTCAGCCTACGACGAACCACCACCGCCTCAAGTTACCCATGTCTATCACACTTCCCATGTAGGTGGACCACCACCGATGGAGCCTAATTATAGTCGTCCTCATTATCCGCCACCGCCACCTATGGAGGATGATTATGGCCGGACTAATTATCCTCCGCCGTCAATGGAGGATAGTTATGGTCGTACTAATTATCCGCCTCCGCGAATGGAGGAGAACTATGGTGGATCTTATAATCGTCCACCGCCTTGTTATGAGGGCCCACCACCACCGCAACCACCTAGTTATTCCTCCGTCGAACACGTGTCTCACGAGAGTGAGAGTGAGACTGTTCATCGTCATCATGATCATCATCGTTTTCAACCACATGTGCCTTCATTCTTCCACCATGAGACCTCACCACATCCAGAGCTCATCGATAAGCCTTCATTTAGGGTTTATACAAAGGCTGATCCCAATTACTCTCTCACTATCCGTGACGGCAAAGTCGTTCTTGCTTCTTCTGATCCATCCGATCCTTTTCAA CACTGGTATAAAGATGAGAAGTACAGCACTAAAGTGAAGGATGAAGAGGGGTTTCCAAGCTTTGCTCTGGTTAATAAAGCTGCAGGACTGGCCATGAAACACTCTATTGGCGCCTCTCACCCT GTGCAGCTCATCCCTTACGACCCTGATGTTCTTGATGCATCAGTCTTGTGGACAGAGAGCAGGGACGTGAGTGATGGTTATCGAGCAGTTAGGATGGTTAATAACATTCGCCTCAATCTAGATGCATGGAATGCTGATAAAGAACATGGAGGTGTCCGTGACGGGACCATTGTTGCTCTCTGGGAATGGTGGAAAGGAGACAACCGGAACCAACATTGGAAGATCGTTCCCTACTGTAAGTCTTGCAAC GATATGTTGGCTCGTGAATGA
- the LOC104088539 gene encoding ricin B-like lectin EULS3 isoform X2, which translates to MEFPFGHHHHRRDDDGGEEFPPPGRRSPPSAYDEPPPPQVTHVYHTSHVGGPPPMEPNYSRPHYPPPPPMEDDYGRTNYPPPSMEDSYGRTNYPPPRMEENYGGSYNRPPPCYEGPPPPQPPSYSSVEHVSHESESETVHRHHDHHRFQPHVPSFFHHETSPHPELIDKPSFRVYTKADPNYSLTIRDGKVVLASSDPSDPFQHWYKDEKYSTKVKDEEGFPSFALVNKAAGLAMKHSIGASHPVQLIPYDPDVLDASVLWTESRDVSDGYRAVRMVNNIRLNLDAWNADKEHGGVRDGTIVALWEWWKGDNRNQHWKIVPY; encoded by the exons ATGGAATTTCCTTTTGGACACCACCACCACCGTCGCGACGACGACGGTGGAGAAGAATTTCCACCTCCCGGACGACGATCACCACCGTCAGCCTACGACGAACCACCACCGCCTCAAGTTACCCATGTCTATCACACTTCCCATGTAGGTGGACCACCACCGATGGAGCCTAATTATAGTCGTCCTCATTATCCGCCACCGCCACCTATGGAGGATGATTATGGCCGGACTAATTATCCTCCGCCGTCAATGGAGGATAGTTATGGTCGTACTAATTATCCGCCTCCGCGAATGGAGGAGAACTATGGTGGATCTTATAATCGTCCACCGCCTTGTTATGAGGGCCCACCACCACCGCAACCACCTAGTTATTCCTCCGTCGAACACGTGTCTCACGAGAGTGAGAGTGAGACTGTTCATCGTCATCATGATCATCATCGTTTTCAACCACATGTGCCTTCATTCTTCCACCATGAGACCTCACCACATCCAGAGCTCATCGATAAGCCTTCATTTAGGGTTTATACAAAGGCTGATCCCAATTACTCTCTCACTATCCGTGACGGCAAAGTCGTTCTTGCTTCTTCTGATCCATCCGATCCTTTTCAA CACTGGTATAAAGATGAGAAGTACAGCACTAAAGTGAAGGATGAAGAGGGGTTTCCAAGCTTTGCTCTGGTTAATAAAGCTGCAGGACTGGCCATGAAACACTCTATTGGCGCCTCTCACCCT GTGCAGCTCATCCCTTACGACCCTGATGTTCTTGATGCATCAGTCTTGTGGACAGAGAGCAGGGACGTGAGTGATGGTTATCGAGCAGTTAGGATGGTTAATAACATTCGCCTCAATCTAGATGCATGGAATGCTGATAAAGAACATGGAGGTGTCCGTGACGGGACCATTGTTGCTCTCTGGGAATGGTGGAAAGGAGACAACCGGAACCAACATTGGAAGATCGTTCCCTACT GA